From Arachis stenosperma cultivar V10309 chromosome 2, arast.V10309.gnm1.PFL2, whole genome shotgun sequence, one genomic window encodes:
- the LOC130962488 gene encoding uncharacterized mitochondrial protein AtMg00810-like gives MYKVQHLLEFIFKLKVLGDLKYFLGLELARSLEGIILSQRKYTLSILEDTNFVDAKPSSLPIETNLRMIVSDGNLLHDPSTYRCIIGRLMYLIISRPDITYAVFTLSQFLSKLTTIHLIALHHLLKYLKGIMGQGLLFSAKSYANIDWAVCPDTRRNVTGYCVYIHDSLISWRLKKQHTVSRSFAESEYRAMVAVAAKLTWLRGLLSNFQVDISSSMLFCDSQSTIYIVTNLTFHERTKHIKINCHLVREQLVAKFLNFIHVRTQYQLAYVFTKSVTLVQFNNFIFKFGMINIYLST, from the coding sequence ATGTACAAGGTGCAACACTTATTAGAATTTATATTCAAACTCAAGGTTTTAGGTGATTTAAAATACTTTCTAGGGCTGGAACTTGCAAGATCACTTGAAGGCATTATCCTTAGTCAAAGAAAATACACCTTGAGCATATTGGAAGACACCAACTTCGTTGATGCTAAGCCGAGTTCCTTACCTATAGAGACAAATCTGAGAATGATTGTCTCTGATGGGAATCTATTGCATGATCCTTCCACTTATAGGTGTATAATTGGGAGGCTAATGTACCTTATAATATCACGTCCTGATATCACATACGCTGTCTTCACATTGAGTCAATTTCTATCCAAACTAACCACCATTCACCTTATTGCTCTCCACCACTTACTGAAGTACTTAAAAGGGATTATGGGACAAGGCCTTCTCTTTTCTGCCAAGTCATATGCTAACATTGATTGGGCAGTTTGCCCGGACACTAGAAGAAATGTCACTGGTTATTGCGTTTACATTCATGATTCCCTTATCTCTTGGAGATTAAAAAAGCAGCACACTGTCTCAAGGTCTTTCGCTGAATCTGAATATCGGGCTATGGTAGCAGTGGCAGCTAAATTAACCTGGTTGAGAGGCCTTCTTTCTAACTTTCAGGTTGACATTTCATCTTCTATGCTCTTTTGTGATTCACAGTCAACCATCTACATTGTCACGAACCTCACATTTCATGAAAGAACAAAGCATATTAAAATCAATTGTCACCTTGTTCGAGAACAATTAGTGGCAAAATTCTTGAATTTCATTCACGTTCGGACACAATACCAACTAGCTTATGTGTTTACTAAGTCTGTAACTCTAGTTCAGTTcaataatttcattttcaagTTTGGCATGATAAACATTTATCTGTCAACTTAA